TGGCAAtgcaagtacagtggtacctcagaactcgaacttaatccgttcagaactccggatcgaatcctaaaaaattcgagttctgatcgaattttccccataagaaataatggaaaaccaattaattggttcccggccccaaaaaaatgacacctaaatatgttttttttttagcatttaaacacaaaatgaacaggataaaacaagagcatataccgtactaaacacatctaagcacatgtatcgaaacagtaatttgtaaagtaagaaaataaatgtatccaatgtgtaaagttaaaaaaaaaaaaacaatgtgtcctgctccgattgtccactccttccgtgtgccacgccccctcattaacctcatgtataatcccagtgtgatcagctgtttctggttgttgtcattagtcctctgtatttagtccgcgtttcagtttgtttccccagtctggtcattatattgtccgtatgcgTTTTgactgccttacctgtaattaaaccccgtattccccgataccctgccACCTGTGCCTTtatctccgttccgtccccgctcggcaggacaatattattataattaaatgtattaacggtttattattaatattaaaataattaatatgaaatctttgtttttaaatgtattttattatataatatgattactgttactgtctatcattgtctaaatgtatttttactgtctatatatatgtattcagctagtgtaaataTGCACGATGcaatcacagcgaatgcgaggctgagactgaggTGTTACCAtatgtttccgctgagagacgtgccgcgtgactcatttccctgcacgtacaagttatcttaggttggcgttcacggttcaacttctgagattcagatcgagttctaggtaattttttttttaactggttggttcgacttttaggaaattcgagttctgagtttgagaactgaggtaccactgtatttaataCAATGACTGtctgaatttttaaaaacagaataaCAGCTCAGTTACTGTTGGACATACTTTTTACATGCAAGATGCTTATCAAAGCAAATTCTGACAAGATCAACGGAGGAACCTGAACACCGTCTGAAAGTGCGGAAGACGGACAGAAATGTTAAAGAGATGAGCAAGATGATGCAGATGAGAAATGAGAGAAACAGACAGAAACTTACTGGTCTTGCAGTCTGTAAACATTCCGGTCAAACCCTGGGAAGAAGGTATCACAGTCGAAGTTGGCCATAATGTCGGTGAGGTAGATCAGGTCACACCAGGGATGTGCCAGCGCCTTCTGTGCCAGATGAAGATCAGATGCACATCTGCTGAGTGCAAAGTACACCTATTTATGTACTATAGCTATAAATCCTGGACAGGGTGAGCAAGGTCACAAACAAGAGGCATCACTCACCATATGCATTGTGTAGAGTTCAAAGTAAGTTTTTTGGGTTATGTTTCAGTGTGAAGGTTCAAACGATGCGACAGATGAACCAAATCTTGCAATTAATGCTGTAGTTTTCACATTTAGCCACAATAAATGTGCCATCTACAGTATGATTTTTGTGGCATCAATGTCACCTTATTGTCAATGTACTGGAAGTAGTTTTACTTAAACAGATGACGTGGAACTGAAGACGGATGTTCACCTTGTAAATCTCGACCCCACCTAAGATCCAGATGGTCTCTACCACCTCATTAAGAGGCGGACTGGTGGCCAGGAGGACTGCGCTCTCAAAGTTGTTACAAAGGTAGTGTGCGTGCTTGGGTAAGGTGCTGAGGAGAATGAAATCATGGGTAGGTTCAGAAGCAAATCTGGGTTGTTTATGACATGACAAGAGGGCAgcattaatgattaattcaatGGGGTTTTATAGGTTATAGTTTTAGGTTATTTTCTTCAATTAAAAGATACACAGACCCAGACATGCAATCAGCCAGGACAATTATTAGTGCATCCATTTGTCCACCATCTGCCACTTCCATGGCCCaggtcacgggggcagcagtctaagcatgGATGctcagacctccctctcactaGCCACCTCTTCCAGCTCCACCAGGGGGATACCAAgctgttcccaggccagccgagagatataatctcttcAGCATgccctgggtctgccctggggtcTCCTCCCAGTAGGATGTGCCTGAaccacctccccagggagccgtccaagaggcatcctagatagatgcccgaaccacctcaactggctcctttcaatgtggctctactttgagctccTCCTGAATGTCGGGGTTAATAGGTACTgctttatttgcttatttaataCTCcagattgtttttttcttccaacTTTAatcctgcacacacatacaaggTATCCACAGCTACAATCCTTCCACTGCAGACCAAAGAGACAGTAACAGGATTTTACCTGATTGTTCTGCTCAGAACCACATTGACAGCATTATCGATGGGGTGCAGGTTCTCAGGGGCGGAGAACCAGCAGATTCTCCCCCACACCAGCAGGTTCTTCTTACCTGCAGAAGAGGAATTCTCCTCAAACATCAATCAAAATTCTAACtgattatcctggtcagggttacctccagcctatcccaggcaacaAAGGACAAAAGGCAAGAGTATACTCCAGCCAGAATGTTACCACAaggtacatacacacactaacacactaTGGCAAACTTAGGGATGCCAGTTATtgtaaatgcatgtctttggactgtgtgtggaaaccagaggatccagagaaaaccCGCAAGATTCAAAAATGACATTAAGTGTTGGTGTGCAGCTCAATGGGCTAGGCCATTGTCCTtgggatcagaaggtcactggttcaaagtCAGCCTCGGTTAGGGGAGAGTGGGGTGATTTGTGCCAGGGGGGAAGTTGTGCCACCCCCTGTTTCTAGGGAACCATAGAAGAAATTAGTCATGTGACAACACATTTTTGAAGGGTCAGTCATTTTACTCATCCTGCAAAGAAGAGAGCGTAATTGCATGAGAGGTAAACACATTTAAGTtcaaaaaactgttttttgcCTTACAAAGTAAAATTTCTATGATCAAGGTTTTTTGATTGTTGCGTCTGAACAGTTATACACaagttttaaaacatttcacacAAGCTACACTATGAGTCTATACAGCTAGCATGATGTTAGCTGAAAGCTGCTGGATGATGCATTTTTTCCAAAAGGATGGTGTTGGGGTGATTTGTGCCAAAGGGCCTGGGTTAAGTTGTGCCAacttatgaatattttaaacatattattttattgtaattgtaCATTGTATTCTTACATTTTATCACTAAAACTATGTGGCATTCTTAATTTTATACCAAAAATAGAAATAGACCATCATGCCACGGAGTTATAAAAGGAAGACAGGCAGGGCTCCCACTCCTCTAGATGAGATGGACAGAGCAGTGAAAGAGGTGGAGAAGGGGAAGTAATGAGGTCTGTGGATGGAAAGCCCATCTTCACTTTCAAAGAAAACGATGAAGGACTCATCCCTATAGAAGATGCGCATAAGAAACTACCCACACCACAAAAACTTGGTGGTACAGCcagaagggagcagaaattTATATTCCCCTATAGCTTCAACAAGTGGGATATCATGTAGTAGTCCAGATCTGTGAAGAGAACTGCAGTCAATTTGGtcttcatttgaatttcattttattctgaACATGTGCTCATGTGGCGCAATAGGCTTGTAGAAAATTGACCTTTGATGTtgtaaaataactttaaatCAACCTTAAATGAGCAATTTTGTTTTGAATTTGTCTAGCTTTTATATAGAATTACAGTTTCTGAGATCAAAATATACTGTTTTACTTAAATAATCAATGGCACAATTTACCCCAATGTATTCTCTCCAAAGGCACAACTTACCCCACACCGGGGGCAAGTTGTGCCATGGGACCACTTTTTTTCAGAAACCTATATTTCTTAAATACTGTATTTCAGATCCAAAGTGATTGTTCCCAGGGATGCACCACACCCTgaaatatatgtacatattttagTTTGAAGTATTACTGTCATGGCCTCGCTTTTAAGTCACTTTAAGTAAAAACTGGCACAACTCACCCCACTCTCCCCTAAGTATTTTTTTGTCTGTGGCTCATTGGGCACCATAGGGTAGTGTGACCTTCAAGCTTCTTATCACCTGTATAGAGAGCTAGGTGGGGCAAGGCATAGATGAACTTTCCCCACAAGGATTACTGAAGTATCTGTACTCTATTCTACCTCCATACACAGAGAACCTGTAGGTGTGAGCCAATGTGCAACCCCTATTTTCATCAAAATAATTTCATTGTTACCTTAGTATTGGATTGCAGGGTCTGCTTTGAATTCTGTGTATAATTAGCTGGAAACTAGTAAAGATCTAAAGGATCATAAGTGTTTCAAACTCCTGTAGAAACACCAACCAAGGTGAGGTGTGTTATCACATATCTCTGCTGCAAATGAGCCTTTGGATCAGATCCCTTCAATGCcattatatatatttctgcATGTGACCAATTTCCTCAAAGCCCCTGACAGACTCCACAGGAAAGCACATTAGATAGGTGTAACAGTGATCAATTTTATATAGTAGCATCAACGTGGCAAAGAACTACAGAGAACAGGAAACAAAACCTGCTGGTAAACTGGCTGCCACTGCCCAAGATCACACAAACCTCATTCAACTCCAATATTGTTATGTAGGTGTTGATAGATCTGAAATTTGGATTTAATTAATTGTCTTCTGTTGAACCATCTGTAAGGACATCCATCATTAGTTGGAAAATCATCCGCACATTTGTCTAGTAAAACTCATGACAATCCATGCAACTCATTCAAATGCCTCTGAAATACAAACATCTGGATGCTGGCAATTTTATGCGGGGTTACGTTGACAGTTTTGGAATCTGCTGAGCTGTATACAGACGTtccaaaaagacaaaaatatgCCAAGGGACACCTGAGGCGGGTAAGTTACCTGGCCTGGAAACACTAGAGATCTTGTCCAGTAAGTACTGAAACTCCATCCTGTATATACGTGCAGGGGGGGAAACACAGGTATAAACACGTGTTCTGTTTGCTTGGTTTAAGGTCTGAAATTCAGGGGTTTTTACAACAGATATAACACGACAATTCTTTGTGTGTAACACTGGGTGCAATACAAGGTGCAGTAACAAGGTGGATAAGGGATATTAAAACTGATTCCGTCATAATCCTGCAGGGTTTCTGGCTCAGCGTTCAATGGACCCGCCTTTGGACTTTTAcaaaacaatataataatcaatTGCACAAGGGAGCGAAATTAAAACCATGTGTCTCATCTCGTAGCCATTTTCGTTTTACACCGTATTTGACTTtgcatatttcatatttatactGATTAACTTTATACGGTAAAATTTGTTAATATGTTGTTGTCAATTTGTTGTTAATTTTAATCTAAGATTCGTTGCTTTCTGTGATAAGTTACTGTAACAAAGgcgaaaatatttttaaattcaaTCCATCAACCGTTTATATTTTACATTCTTATCACTGAACTCTCCTCATAAACATCGCTGGATTCACGACAGGCTATTAGATCTTCTTCCCTCCAGTTGTAAGCCGATTTATCTCTAGAACATATCGGTGCAGAAAATGACTCACGGTAAGGTCCATGGAAGCCACCCGTTTTTGCCGATCCCCATGTTTTTGCACGCAGCGGCGATAAGCCTTATCGGTCTCCCTTGAACTTTCTCCTGACTGGCAAACATGTTTCCCGATCGTCAGCACCCAGCCGAGGTTTGCAATGTGTCTGTCCTCTTCCGCTGTTCATGCTGCTTTATACTCCCACAGATGAAACGCCCTTTGTATAAACTGGGGCGTATTGCATAACATCGCCAAGAAGGTTACAGTATATGCAAAAATGTCGTCCGTGGACCCCATATTCAAAATGATATGACACAAAATAACCACGATGAGCCGCTCTCTGTACCGTTAATAAAGTAAATATCTCCTTTTCATAAAAGACATCAAACCACACTCAGGTTGACAGCTAAGGGAGCATCATAAAAGTCCCTATAATCTAGTGCAACGTAGACGCTTTATTTTGCcagttttaatttaataaatatcgTAAATGTATATAGTTAAGACATAACAtatgttattaataatgtctgTAACGGTATAGGTGTATAACAACTACATTACCAAGAATCAGTAATGCAGCTGCATTCAGTTTACTGGAAAACAGAATTATCCAATGTCACTGTTATGTACATCATAATCAAGTGGTCATGTTCCACTGCAGTTCAAAGTTTGGGTCTTCAGCCTGAATTATAAAAACCTGGATTATAATGTATGAGGTTGATAAGGACTGTACAACAAAGTGGAGGTAATTGATAGTCATATCACAGACGAAGGCAGGAATCGGCACCAGACTCCCATAAACATCCACTTGAATTTGGCTTTTAGTGATGAACAAGGGCCTCTGTTGTTTTTGCAAAAGGCCCATTGTACCACACATCTTAACCACTCACTTTGCATGGCAGCAGCACATTTTTAAGGGCTTAATAGGCAATTCAATGGATTAAACTGTCTGGCACTCGAGCCAATATAACACCCAGCATCACAATAAATGGCTTACAAAACCAACAGCCATACGTGTGTCTCCAATCATAGTTATACTTTATGGATTCCAAAgggaaaatgtaaatatgaacAATATACGTGGagcctgcagaaaatgctgggggggggggggactttgcTTTCGGGTAGCATGGTGATGCTATCTAGTCCttttacctcacacctctgcagACCGGGTTAGAGTCTCTgccctggctgtgtgtgtcgggtttcctcccccaccccaccccgaaAAGCAAGACCAGGTAAACTGGAATTACcaaatgtctgtctgtgtgtgtgtgtgtgtgtgtgtgagtgtgtg
The nucleotide sequence above comes from Paramormyrops kingsleyae isolate MSU_618 chromosome 3, PKINGS_0.4, whole genome shotgun sequence. Encoded proteins:
- the LOC111838706 gene encoding dihydrofolate reductase is translated as MFASQEKVQGRPIRLIAAACKNMGIGKNGWLPWTLPMEFQYLLDKISSVSRPGKKNLLVWGRICWFSAPENLHPIDNAVNVVLSRTISTLPKHAHYLCNNFESAVLLATSPPLNEVVETIWILGGVEIYKKALAHPWCDLIYLTDIMANFDCDTFFPGFDRNVYRLQDHFPGVPDECQQECGIRYKFQVFKKELGYRSKQEVNSNGLQTSVQPEDHGEKTINDTNVI